A part of Gemmatimonas groenlandica genomic DNA contains:
- the ribD gene encoding bifunctional diaminohydroxyphosphoribosylaminopyrimidine deaminase/5-amino-6-(5-phosphoribosylamino)uracil reductase RibD: MKGIATDRSASPSGSNGPLPASSADDVRFMRRALELAERGAGRVSPNPKVGAVIVQQGRIVGEGWHAEYGLAHAEVAALIEAGPRATGATAYVSLEPCNHTGKTGPCSEALIAAGVSRVVFAAHDPNPKAAGGAARLASAGIAVSGGVLEREALDQNAPFFFAARGADRPFVTLKLAVSIDGAIVDASRQPGWLTGEEARAAVHALRAETDAIAVGIGTALADDPALTVRHAASPRRAPLRVVFDRGARLPLDGQLVQSARALPVVDFTDGSCPEAESALRAAGIETVVVASAGEALRHLGTRGVRHLLVEGGAALGSSLLAAGLVDQLVIFQAPVILGAGALSAFAALPAQRAGQAPRLRVVERKALGADLMTVYAVSGD, from the coding sequence ATGAAGGGTATCGCTACGGATCGCTCGGCATCGCCTTCAGGTTCTAACGGGCCGCTGCCGGCATCGTCAGCCGACGACGTGCGCTTCATGCGTCGCGCTCTCGAACTTGCCGAGCGTGGCGCGGGTCGCGTGTCACCCAATCCAAAGGTCGGGGCGGTGATCGTGCAGCAGGGCCGGATCGTCGGCGAAGGCTGGCATGCCGAATACGGACTGGCCCACGCCGAGGTCGCCGCGCTCATCGAGGCCGGCCCGCGGGCGACCGGGGCCACCGCGTATGTATCGCTCGAGCCCTGCAATCACACCGGAAAGACCGGCCCCTGTTCCGAGGCCCTCATCGCCGCCGGCGTGTCCCGGGTGGTCTTCGCGGCCCACGATCCCAACCCCAAAGCCGCGGGCGGCGCCGCCCGCCTCGCGTCGGCCGGGATCGCCGTCAGCGGCGGGGTGCTCGAACGCGAGGCGCTCGACCAGAACGCGCCGTTCTTCTTCGCCGCGCGGGGGGCGGATCGCCCGTTTGTGACACTGAAGCTGGCGGTCTCGATCGACGGGGCCATCGTCGATGCCTCGCGCCAGCCAGGCTGGCTTACCGGCGAGGAGGCCCGCGCGGCGGTTCATGCGCTGCGCGCCGAAACTGACGCGATCGCCGTCGGAATCGGTACCGCCTTGGCCGACGACCCGGCGCTCACGGTCCGCCATGCCGCATCACCGCGCCGCGCGCCGCTACGCGTGGTCTTCGACCGGGGTGCCCGCCTGCCGCTCGATGGTCAGCTGGTCCAGTCGGCCCGCGCACTCCCCGTCGTCGATTTCACCGACGGCTCGTGCCCGGAGGCCGAGTCCGCCCTTCGAGCGGCCGGCATCGAGACCGTCGTCGTCGCCTCCGCCGGTGAGGCCCTGCGGCACCTGGGCACCCGCGGCGTGCGCCATCTGTTGGTGGAGGGCGGGGCTGCGCTGGGTTCTTCGCTGCTGGCCGCCGGGCTCGTCGACCAACTGGTTATCTTTCAGGCACCGGTCATCCTCGGCGCCGGCGCCCTATCGGCCTTCGCGGCGCTTCCTGCGCAGCGGGCCGGGCAGGCGCCTCGGTTGCGCGTCGTGGAGCGGAAGGCACTGGGTGCCGACCTGATGACCGTCTACGCTGTTTCTGGAGACTGA
- the hprK gene encoding HPr(Ser) kinase/phosphatase codes for MSRRLTVGTLFERMKDPLELELLGSASGLDREITSPEASSPGLVLAGYINRFPYQRIQVLGETEITYLQSLSEELRISNLEQFFGFPLPCAFITKHLDPPEPLVKLAEEAGVAILRSRLKTAEFYRLIKPYLADQFAPTTTLHGSLADVYGVGLFFTGKSGIGKSECVLDLVERGHRLVADDLVFVSRRGNDVLIGKGHELQRHFMEIRGVGLLDVPAIFGIHAVRQQKRLEVVVVLEEWDAEATVDRTGLDVQTQDILGVEVPKITVHLNPGKNITVIAEVIAMNHLLRYYRGYDSATAFNERLIGQMRRTSDVQRYLQEDDE; via the coding sequence GTGAGTCGACGCCTGACAGTCGGCACGCTCTTCGAACGGATGAAGGATCCGCTCGAACTCGAGCTGCTTGGTTCGGCATCCGGTCTTGACCGTGAGATCACGAGCCCCGAGGCGTCAAGCCCGGGGCTCGTCCTTGCCGGCTATATCAATCGCTTCCCGTATCAGCGCATTCAGGTCCTCGGCGAAACCGAGATCACCTATCTGCAGTCGCTCAGCGAAGAGCTGCGCATCAGTAATCTCGAGCAGTTCTTCGGCTTTCCGCTCCCCTGCGCGTTCATCACGAAGCACCTCGATCCGCCTGAGCCGCTCGTCAAGCTCGCCGAAGAAGCCGGCGTCGCGATCCTACGCTCGCGCCTGAAGACGGCTGAGTTCTATCGCCTCATCAAGCCCTACCTCGCCGATCAGTTTGCGCCCACGACCACGCTGCACGGCTCGCTCGCCGACGTGTACGGCGTGGGCCTCTTCTTCACCGGCAAGAGCGGGATCGGCAAGTCGGAGTGCGTGCTCGATCTCGTCGAGCGCGGCCATCGGCTCGTGGCGGACGACCTCGTGTTCGTCTCTCGCCGTGGCAACGATGTGCTCATTGGCAAGGGCCATGAGTTGCAGCGGCATTTCATGGAGATCCGTGGCGTCGGCCTGCTCGACGTGCCGGCGATCTTCGGCATTCATGCCGTGCGCCAGCAGAAACGACTCGAAGTGGTCGTCGTGCTGGAAGAGTGGGACGCCGAGGCCACGGTCGATCGCACCGGTCTCGACGTGCAGACGCAGGATATTCTCGGTGTCGAGGTCCCGAAAATCACGGTACACCTCAATCCCGGCAAGAACATCACCGTCATCGCCGAAGTCATCGCGATGAACCATCTCTTGCGGTATTATCGCGGCTATGATTCGGCCACGGCCTTCAACGAACGGTTGATTGGCCAGATGCGCCGGACGTCCGACGTTCAGCGATACCTGCAGGAGGATGATGAGTGA
- a CDS encoding HPF/RaiA family ribosome-associated protein, with translation MEIILHAHHAEVTESLRAQAEAAVIRLAKRLHRVANAIVRFVGDGETRRVEIVLQRARSRELFVHADARAFAPALSAAVHRLESQVSRVRRSRRVPTDGDRTG, from the coding sequence ATGGAGATCATCCTGCACGCGCACCATGCCGAAGTCACGGAATCGCTCCGTGCACAGGCCGAAGCCGCCGTCATCCGCCTCGCGAAGCGATTGCATCGCGTTGCCAACGCCATCGTGCGTTTCGTCGGAGACGGTGAGACCCGCCGCGTCGAGATCGTGCTGCAACGCGCGCGATCGCGAGAGCTATTCGTCCATGCCGATGCGCGTGCGTTCGCGCCGGCCCTGAGCGCTGCCGTACACCGGCTTGAAAGCCAGGTGTCACGTGTGCGCCGCTCGCGGCGCGTCCCGACCGACGGGGATCGCACCGGGTGA
- a CDS encoding riboflavin synthase, which produces MFTGLVDDLGLITHVADTPAGRELRIRCRYTDLVDGESIAVNGACLTVREHGALDDGSTWFTVAAVITTLGRTTIDAWRADAHVNLERAMRLGDRLGGHMVLGHVDDLGVVARTEQVGDAWLVDVILPIALRPLMVAHGSITVNGVSLTVNALLDDGVQLSIIEYTKRHTTLGELVAGDRVHVEADVLAKHVERLLSPWRSAGVEVA; this is translated from the coding sequence ATGTTCACGGGGCTCGTGGACGACCTGGGACTGATCACCCACGTCGCCGACACGCCGGCCGGGCGCGAACTGCGCATCCGCTGCCGCTATACCGACCTGGTCGACGGCGAAAGCATCGCCGTCAATGGCGCGTGCCTGACCGTGCGCGAACACGGCGCGCTCGATGACGGCAGCACGTGGTTCACCGTCGCCGCCGTGATCACCACGCTCGGCCGCACCACGATTGACGCGTGGCGCGCCGACGCGCACGTCAACCTCGAGCGCGCCATGCGACTCGGCGATCGTCTGGGAGGCCACATGGTGCTCGGCCACGTCGACGACCTCGGTGTCGTCGCACGCACCGAACAGGTCGGCGACGCATGGCTTGTCGACGTGATTCTTCCCATCGCCTTGCGTCCGCTCATGGTCGCGCACGGCTCGATTACCGTCAACGGCGTGAGCCTCACGGTGAACGCGTTGCTCGACGACGGCGTGCAACTCTCCATCATCGAATACACCAAACGGCACACCACGCTCGGCGAACTCGTCGCCGGCGACCGGGTGCATGTAGAAGCCGATGTGCTTGCAAAGCACGTCGAACGGTTGCTGTCGCCTTGGCGCAGCGCAGGGGTTGAAGTCGCATGA
- the purM gene encoding phosphoribosylformylglycinamidine cyclo-ligase, with translation MSTSGESSLTYRSAGVDIDAAEDSKNRLAKLVQSTMTAGARGAFGGFGGMFRVPEGYRAPLLVSSADGVGTKIKIAIEADRHETIGHCLVNHCTNDILVQGAVPMFFLDYVAFGKLLPHVVEGVVAGVAAGCRENSCALIGGETAEMPGVYTPPDYDLAGFIVGIVEESQVITSANVREGDALVALASDGLHTNGYSLARRIISDRLKLGVHDAFPDAGGATVADVMLKVHRSYLQCLKPMLGHVHAMAHITGGGLPGNLNRALPVTLDADVDTGSWTVPSTFRVLAEAGAVAPLEMFRAFNMGVGMVVITAQENVRAITARAAECGIDAWECGKIVPGTGRVRLDGVIT, from the coding sequence GTGAGCACGTCTGGCGAATCCTCGCTCACTTATCGTTCGGCCGGCGTCGACATCGACGCCGCCGAAGACTCGAAGAACCGTCTCGCCAAACTCGTGCAGTCCACGATGACGGCGGGCGCGCGCGGAGCGTTCGGCGGATTCGGCGGCATGTTCCGTGTGCCCGAGGGCTACCGCGCGCCGCTGCTGGTGTCGAGCGCAGACGGCGTGGGGACCAAGATCAAGATCGCGATCGAGGCCGACCGCCACGAGACGATCGGACACTGCCTTGTCAATCACTGCACGAACGACATTCTCGTGCAGGGGGCGGTGCCCATGTTCTTCCTCGACTACGTCGCATTCGGCAAGTTGCTGCCGCATGTAGTCGAAGGCGTGGTGGCCGGCGTGGCCGCGGGATGCCGCGAGAACAGCTGTGCGTTGATCGGTGGTGAAACGGCTGAAATGCCGGGCGTGTATACACCGCCAGATTACGACCTCGCCGGGTTCATCGTCGGCATCGTCGAAGAGTCGCAGGTCATCACCAGTGCCAACGTGCGCGAAGGCGATGCCCTCGTCGCGCTCGCCAGCGATGGGCTGCACACCAACGGCTATTCGTTGGCGCGTCGCATTATCAGCGATCGGCTCAAGCTCGGGGTGCACGACGCCTTCCCCGACGCGGGCGGTGCCACCGTCGCCGATGTCATGCTCAAGGTGCATCGCTCGTATCTGCAGTGTCTCAAGCCCATGCTCGGTCACGTGCACGCGATGGCGCACATCACCGGCGGTGGACTACCGGGTAACCTCAATCGTGCGCTCCCCGTCACACTCGATGCCGACGTGGATACGGGTTCGTGGACCGTCCCCTCGACCTTCCGGGTACTTGCTGAAGCGGGAGCTGTCGCTCCGCTCGAGATGTTCCGAGCCTTCAACATGGGAGTGGGAATGGTCGTCATCACGGCACAGGAGAACGTGCGCGCCATCACTGCGCGCGCGGCGGAGTGTGGAATCGATGCGTGGGAATGCGGGAAGATCGTCCCGGGAACCGGTCGAGTACGCCTCGATGGTGTGATCACATGA
- a CDS encoding glycosyltransferase family 4 protein: MTGTAARPGDRLRIAVVNWQCRENPLAGGAEIHLHEIFGRLASRGHQVTLLCGGWPGCPPRATLDGIDVHRVGTRATFPLLVRKHWHAHFADRHFDVLVEDINKVPVFTPWWQAPPIVALVPHLFGGTAFQELAAPLATAVWLAERPLPVVYRHCAFEAISESTRDDLVSRGVRRDRIRVIFPGIDTGLYTPDLSQRADRPVFAYLGRLKKYKGVDLVLRSFAQCGVPEATLEIAGAGEFRAELEELARTLGVDSRVRFLGRIDETQKCALLRRAWAFVFASPKEGWGITNLEAAASGTPVIASNSPGIRESVRHGETGFLVPHGDVAAMAESMRYLSGERALVERLGIAARRFAEAFTWDNAATETEAHLRQVVGKEEGR, encoded by the coding sequence GTGACCGGCACCGCCGCACGTCCGGGCGACCGGCTGCGGATCGCCGTCGTCAACTGGCAGTGCCGGGAGAATCCGCTCGCTGGCGGCGCTGAGATTCATCTGCACGAGATCTTTGGTCGCCTCGCCAGCCGAGGGCATCAGGTGACCCTGCTGTGTGGCGGATGGCCCGGCTGCCCGCCGCGGGCCACGCTCGACGGCATTGACGTGCATCGTGTCGGTACGCGCGCCACGTTCCCGTTGCTGGTGCGAAAGCACTGGCACGCGCACTTCGCCGATCGGCATTTCGACGTATTGGTCGAGGACATCAACAAGGTGCCGGTATTCACGCCGTGGTGGCAGGCGCCTCCGATCGTGGCGCTGGTCCCGCACCTGTTCGGTGGCACCGCTTTTCAGGAGCTTGCCGCACCCTTGGCCACGGCGGTGTGGCTGGCCGAGCGACCGCTGCCCGTCGTGTACCGCCACTGCGCGTTCGAGGCCATCAGTGAGAGTACCCGGGATGACCTTGTCTCCCGGGGAGTGCGCCGGGATCGGATTCGCGTGATTTTCCCGGGTATTGATACCGGATTATACACTCCTGATCTCTCTCAGCGTGCGGATCGTCCCGTTTTTGCCTACCTCGGCCGCCTCAAGAAGTACAAAGGGGTCGACCTGGTGCTCCGGTCGTTTGCACAATGTGGCGTTCCGGAGGCTACACTGGAGATCGCAGGGGCTGGCGAATTCCGCGCCGAGCTTGAAGAGTTGGCAAGAACCCTTGGGGTGGACTCGCGGGTACGGTTTTTAGGACGTATTGACGAGACTCAGAAGTGCGCCCTTCTTCGACGGGCTTGGGCGTTTGTGTTCGCATCACCTAAAGAGGGATGGGGGATTACGAATCTGGAGGCAGCGGCAAGCGGGACTCCGGTGATTGCGTCGAATTCTCCGGGTATTCGCGAGTCCGTGCGGCATGGCGAGACAGGCTTTCTCGTTCCGCACGGCGATGTCGCTGCGATGGCCGAGTCGATGCGGTACCTCAGCGGCGAGCGAGCGCTCGTCGAACGCCTGGGGATCGCCGCGCGGCGTTTCGCCGAGGCATTTACCTGGGACAACGCCGCCACAGAGACTGAAGCTCACCTCCGCCAGGTGGTGGGAAAGGAGGAAGGTCGCTGA
- a CDS encoding PTS sugar transporter subunit IIC: protein MAAPTWWLDILPLSLLAGVCGLDVVSFPQAMFSRPIVAATLGGAFVGAPMAGLVCGAALECLALEALPVGASRYPEWGSASVVAGAVAATGVTAGSMPLAGAFAVAVALGIATAWIGGLTMIKHRQIIASFARPRLGQLAAGNRNTVVGLQVFGMTLDLVRAALLGALCFIPGYLLAERVNGRWNVPEDLSRAIVVTCVAAVAAAAVWKDFHAISGTRRLFLISLAMGTLMVVLGA from the coding sequence ATGGCGGCGCCGACATGGTGGCTCGACATCCTGCCGTTGTCACTCCTGGCCGGTGTCTGCGGGCTCGACGTGGTCAGTTTCCCGCAGGCTATGTTTTCGCGCCCGATTGTGGCCGCGACGCTGGGTGGCGCCTTCGTCGGCGCGCCGATGGCCGGTCTCGTCTGCGGTGCGGCGCTCGAGTGTCTGGCGCTTGAAGCCTTGCCGGTCGGCGCCTCCCGCTATCCCGAGTGGGGCAGTGCATCAGTCGTGGCCGGTGCCGTGGCTGCCACCGGTGTCACCGCGGGATCGATGCCCTTGGCCGGTGCCTTTGCCGTCGCGGTCGCGCTCGGCATCGCCACGGCGTGGATCGGAGGGCTGACCATGATCAAGCATCGCCAGATCATCGCCAGCTTTGCGCGTCCACGTCTTGGTCAGCTCGCCGCCGGCAATCGCAATACGGTCGTCGGGCTTCAGGTGTTCGGCATGACGCTCGATCTCGTTCGGGCGGCACTACTGGGCGCGCTCTGCTTCATTCCCGGGTATCTCCTTGCTGAACGGGTGAACGGCCGCTGGAACGTGCCTGAGGACCTCTCGCGCGCCATCGTGGTCACGTGCGTGGCTGCAGTTGCCGCCGCCGCTGTTTGGAAGGATTTTCACGCCATCAGTGGCACCCGCCGACTGTTCCTGATCTCCCTGGCCATGGGCACGTTGATGGTGGTGCTCGGTGCCTGA
- the ribH gene encoding 6,7-dimethyl-8-ribityllumazine synthase, translating into MAEFNGSPRGEGRRIVVIASRFNEGITMPLAEGAVGALVGQGVKFEDIDVLWVPGAWEIPVAVRRALATERYDAAVAVGAVVRGDTPHFDIVAGETSRGLMDAMRDFDVPVTMGVLTTDNMEQAEARAGGVHGNKGAEAAMAALEMLDLFDQVTPAEEFEGDE; encoded by the coding sequence ATGGCCGAGTTCAACGGTAGTCCGCGCGGTGAAGGTCGCCGCATTGTCGTCATCGCCAGTCGCTTCAACGAGGGCATCACCATGCCGCTCGCCGAAGGGGCGGTGGGCGCGCTGGTAGGGCAGGGCGTGAAGTTCGAAGACATCGACGTGCTCTGGGTCCCGGGGGCGTGGGAGATCCCGGTCGCGGTGCGCCGTGCACTCGCCACGGAACGCTACGACGCCGCGGTTGCGGTTGGCGCCGTCGTGCGCGGCGATACACCGCACTTCGACATCGTCGCCGGCGAAACCTCACGCGGTCTCATGGACGCCATGCGCGATTTTGATGTGCCGGTCACGATGGGCGTCCTCACCACGGACAACATGGAACAGGCCGAGGCGCGCGCCGGTGGCGTGCATGGGAACAAGGGCGCCGAAGCCGCGATGGCAGCGCTCGAAATGCTCGATCTGTTCGACCAGGTCACGCCCGCCGAAGAGTTCGAAGGGGACGAATAG
- a CDS encoding PTS sugar transporter subunit IIA: MSTTTDTDVAPATVRAIVAGHGSFATGIISAVDQITGRGSSFLAMSNSGLCLDDIQGTLARAVDDTGARVIFTDLPAGSCTMAVRRMIRARPGVLLVTGINLSLLLDFAMQDAVDPVVAVNAALERGRASMAVYGG; encoded by the coding sequence GTGAGCACCACGACCGACACCGACGTCGCACCAGCGACGGTCCGTGCCATCGTTGCCGGTCATGGATCCTTTGCCACCGGCATCATCTCGGCCGTGGACCAGATCACCGGCCGGGGCTCGTCGTTCCTGGCGATGTCCAACAGCGGGCTGTGCCTCGACGACATTCAGGGCACACTCGCGCGCGCGGTTGATGACACCGGTGCGCGCGTGATCTTCACCGACTTGCCCGCCGGGAGCTGTACGATGGCCGTACGGCGCATGATCCGGGCGCGCCCGGGTGTCCTGCTCGTCACCGGGATCAACCTCTCGTTGCTCCTCGATTTCGCGATGCAGGACGCGGTCGATCCTGTCGTCGCCGTGAACGCGGCGCTCGAACGCGGTCGCGCGTCGATGGCCGTATACGGCGGCTGA
- a CDS encoding PTS system mannose/fructose/N-acetylgalactosamine-transporter subunit IIB, whose product MPIALYRIDDRLIHGQVVVGWGQPLELRFIVLVDDEVASSEWEQELYRMGVPPEMSVLFYTVDDAAAHLAELQKRPEPGIVLVGDIGTMGRLVAQADGRIRAVNVGGVHHSPGRVQRLRFVFLTPPEEQGLRDIAAQGVDVSAQDVPSARPVPLGELLTSTTGA is encoded by the coding sequence ATGCCCATCGCGCTGTACCGCATCGACGATCGACTCATTCACGGCCAGGTGGTAGTCGGCTGGGGGCAACCGCTGGAGCTCCGTTTCATCGTCCTGGTCGACGACGAGGTCGCGTCGAGCGAGTGGGAACAAGAGCTCTATCGCATGGGCGTGCCCCCCGAGATGTCGGTCCTGTTCTACACGGTCGACGATGCCGCCGCGCACCTCGCTGAGCTGCAGAAACGTCCCGAGCCTGGCATCGTGCTCGTCGGCGACATCGGCACGATGGGCCGACTCGTCGCCCAGGCCGACGGGCGCATCCGCGCCGTGAACGTGGGCGGCGTGCATCACTCGCCTGGTCGCGTGCAGCGGCTGCGATTCGTGTTTCTCACGCCCCCCGAAGAGCAGGGGCTGCGTGACATTGCCGCGCAGGGGGTCGATGTGTCGGCGCAAGATGTGCCCAGCGCCCGCCCGGTGCCGCTCGGCGAACTGCTGACGTCCACCACGGGCGCGTGA
- a CDS encoding bifunctional 3,4-dihydroxy-2-butanone-4-phosphate synthase/GTP cyclohydrolase II — protein sequence MTAADAVTGEEAQDMTFGTVEQALADIAAGKFVIVADDEDRENEGDLVCGAEMVTPEMVNFMLEAKGMICLAMENALADHLGLEMQVDENTEAMHTAFTVSIDAAAKYGVSTGISASDRATTIRVAVDPSSTRADLRVPGHIHPLRARDGGVLQRVGHTEAAVDLARLAGLRSAGVICEILNKDGTTARRPQLEVFAKAHGLTFITIAQLVAYRLKHERLVHRVAEARLPTEYGEWRIVGYKNDVDAREHIAIAFGDVTEADGVLVRMHSKCLTGDVFHSRRCDCGWQLETAMQMIQAEGKGVIVYLDQEGRGIGLLNKLKAYELQDKGADTVEANEQLGFKADLRNYGIGAQILLDMGARSIRLLTNNPRKLVGLDGYGLILKDRVRIEAPSTDENASYLETKRTKLGHLFAI from the coding sequence ATGACGGCAGCGGACGCGGTAACGGGCGAAGAGGCGCAGGACATGACGTTCGGCACAGTCGAGCAGGCGTTGGCCGACATTGCGGCGGGCAAGTTCGTCATCGTCGCCGATGATGAAGATCGCGAGAACGAAGGAGACCTCGTCTGCGGCGCCGAAATGGTGACGCCCGAAATGGTCAACTTCATGCTCGAGGCGAAGGGCATGATCTGCCTCGCCATGGAGAACGCGCTGGCCGACCATCTCGGGCTCGAGATGCAGGTCGACGAGAACACCGAAGCGATGCACACCGCCTTCACGGTGAGCATCGATGCCGCCGCGAAATACGGCGTGAGCACCGGCATCAGTGCCAGCGATCGCGCTACCACCATTCGCGTGGCCGTCGATCCCAGCAGCACGCGCGCCGACCTTCGCGTGCCCGGGCACATTCACCCGCTTCGTGCGCGTGACGGTGGCGTACTGCAGCGCGTGGGACACACCGAGGCGGCCGTCGATCTCGCGCGGCTTGCCGGCTTACGCTCGGCCGGCGTGATCTGCGAAATCCTGAACAAGGACGGCACGACCGCACGTCGCCCGCAACTTGAAGTGTTCGCCAAAGCGCACGGCCTCACGTTCATCACGATCGCGCAACTCGTGGCGTATCGCCTCAAGCACGAACGTCTGGTGCATCGCGTGGCCGAGGCGCGACTCCCCACCGAGTATGGTGAGTGGCGTATCGTCGGCTACAAGAACGACGTCGACGCGCGCGAGCACATCGCCATCGCGTTCGGCGACGTGACGGAGGCCGACGGCGTGCTGGTGCGCATGCACTCGAAGTGTCTCACGGGCGACGTCTTCCACTCGCGCCGCTGCGACTGCGGCTGGCAGCTCGAGACGGCGATGCAGATGATTCAGGCCGAAGGCAAGGGCGTCATCGTGTACCTCGATCAGGAAGGCCGCGGGATCGGGCTGCTCAACAAGCTCAAGGCGTACGAGCTGCAGGACAAAGGCGCTGACACCGTCGAAGCCAATGAGCAACTTGGCTTCAAGGCGGATCTGCGCAATTACGGCATCGGTGCACAGATTCTGCTCGATATGGGCGCGCGCTCCATTCGCCTGCTGACCAACAATCCCCGCAAGCTCGTGGGCCTCGATGGCTACGGTCTGATCCTCAAGGATCGGGTCCGCATCGAAGCTCCCTCCACCGACGAAAACGCCTCGTACCTCGAAACGAAGCGCACCAAGCTCGGTCACCTGTTCGCAATCTGA
- a CDS encoding PfkB family carbohydrate kinase, protein MSSFPSTASQVLVVGSVALDSVETPFGKADDVLGGSGTYFSSSASHFAPVQLVGVVGDDYPIELLQPLAARGVDLAGLEKVSGSSFRWRGRYRHDLNSAETLETHLGVFSNFRPNIPDQFRKAPFVFLANIDPRLQLQVLEQVEKPRLVACDTMNFWIESRRPELIELLGHVDLITLNDGEARQLTEHSNLVQAARWILDKGPKHVLIKKGEHGAFMFTRDSVFFAPAYPLESVFDPTGAGDSFAGGFIGSLAASGDLSDASMRRAVVVGSAMGSFAVEKFSNGRLLEITRADIDARVREFRQLVAFDEDFSA, encoded by the coding sequence GTGAGCAGTTTCCCCAGTACCGCCAGCCAGGTCCTCGTTGTCGGTTCCGTGGCACTCGATTCCGTCGAGACGCCGTTCGGCAAGGCCGATGATGTGCTCGGCGGGTCGGGCACCTACTTCTCGTCGTCGGCGTCGCACTTCGCGCCCGTGCAGCTCGTGGGTGTGGTCGGGGACGATTATCCCATCGAGTTGCTCCAGCCGCTGGCCGCTCGCGGCGTCGATCTCGCCGGCCTCGAAAAGGTGAGCGGCTCGAGTTTCCGGTGGCGTGGCCGCTATCGCCACGATCTCAACTCCGCCGAAACGCTCGAGACGCATCTCGGAGTGTTCTCCAATTTTCGCCCGAACATTCCCGATCAGTTCCGCAAGGCACCCTTCGTGTTCCTCGCGAACATCGATCCGCGCCTCCAGCTGCAGGTGCTCGAGCAGGTGGAGAAGCCGCGCCTCGTCGCGTGCGATACCATGAATTTCTGGATCGAGTCGCGTCGCCCGGAGCTCATCGAGCTGCTCGGTCACGTCGATCTGATCACGCTCAATGACGGAGAAGCGCGCCAGCTCACCGAGCACAGCAATCTCGTGCAGGCCGCGCGCTGGATTCTCGACAAGGGACCGAAGCACGTGCTGATCAAGAAAGGCGAGCATGGCGCCTTCATGTTCACGCGAGACAGTGTGTTTTTCGCGCCTGCATATCCGCTCGAGTCGGTCTTCGATCCCACCGGCGCCGGCGATTCCTTCGCCGGTGGGTTCATCGGCTCACTCGCGGCCAGCGGCGACCTGAGCGATGCCTCCATGCGTCGCGCCGTCGTCGTCGGCTCGGCCATGGGCTCATTCGCCGTCGAGAAGTTCTCGAATGGACGGCTGCTGGAAATCACGCGCGCCGATATCGACGCGCGCGTGCGGGAGTTCCGCCAGCTCGTCGCCTTCGACGAGGATTTCAGCGCGTGA
- the nusB gene encoding transcription antitermination factor NusB, whose protein sequence is MQDDAFWDTPVQEPLAPRAGRRSRGNRAATKVERVETRGRARALQALYAADLRDLTQLRKIATHVFDDLAVDPEERQFASRLVATVADKCAELDADLAQVTNNWRLERLGAIERSVLRLAAAELDRNETPVKVVLQEAVHLAERYGTTRSARFVNGVLDAYARKLGRL, encoded by the coding sequence ATGCAGGATGACGCGTTCTGGGACACGCCCGTCCAGGAACCGCTGGCGCCTCGCGCCGGTCGCCGCTCTCGTGGTAATCGCGCCGCGACGAAGGTCGAGCGCGTGGAAACCCGCGGGCGCGCCCGCGCACTCCAGGCGCTGTACGCCGCCGACCTCCGTGATCTCACGCAGCTCCGCAAGATCGCCACGCACGTGTTCGACGATCTGGCCGTCGATCCCGAGGAGCGGCAGTTCGCGTCACGCCTGGTGGCCACCGTCGCCGACAAGTGTGCCGAGCTCGATGCCGACCTCGCGCAGGTCACCAACAACTGGCGACTCGAACGACTCGGTGCCATCGAGCGTAGCGTGCTCCGCCTCGCGGCCGCCGAGCTCGATCGCAATGAGACGCCGGTAAAAGTGGTCCTGCAAGAGGCCGTTCACTTGGCCGAACGCTACGGCACGACGCGCAGCGCGCGGTTCGTGAACGGTGTGCTCGACGCCTACGCCCGCAAACTCGGGCGCCTGTGA